A genomic region of Micromonospora sp. NBC_01796 contains the following coding sequences:
- a CDS encoding nucleotide pyrophosphohydrolase: MSIEPSQTTHERGTTVPELTERLRTFVAERDWQQFHTAKNLSMALAGEVGELLAELQWLTPDEAARVMTHDPAAGARIRAEIGDVMIYLTRLADVLDIDLVAAAHAKLDDSALRYTVERSYGSVAKVPPNQPSGS; encoded by the coding sequence ATGAGCATCGAACCCTCGCAGACCACCCACGAGCGCGGCACGACCGTGCCGGAGCTGACCGAGCGGCTGCGGACGTTCGTCGCCGAGCGCGACTGGCAGCAGTTCCACACCGCGAAGAACCTGTCCATGGCACTGGCCGGCGAGGTCGGTGAGCTGCTCGCCGAGTTGCAGTGGCTCACCCCGGACGAGGCGGCGCGGGTGATGACCCACGATCCGGCGGCCGGTGCACGGATCCGCGCCGAGATCGGTGACGTGATGATCTACCTGACCCGGCTGGCCGACGTACTCGACATCGACCTCGTGGCCGCCGCCCACGCCAAGCTCGACGACTCGGCCCTGCGCTACACGGTCGAGCGGTCCTACGGCTCGGTCGCAAAGGTCCCACCCAACCAGCCGTCCGGGTCGTAG